The proteins below come from a single Malus domestica chromosome 03, GDT2T_hap1 genomic window:
- the LOC103408139 gene encoding uncharacterized protein has translation MGRQYNSEQSAKKLLTNSTIFLKQPFHILTLTLLSLLLPLSFLLLSRLSCANCLLSLSFPTLIIPPPEPSNYDSSCIFYIFLNAATPFLYLLVSIITIAAFIHCITRKIIIITELSPIFRPRLNTAWIFLCTLQVCVGLGIKGSIDAEVDGCATFGGVVDGKICLSSRKIFFLGLHETMLHWCRVVVKPVMDDTIFGGAREERWVERVAIAAGFGCLWWWRLRDEVESLVVVAIAKRELAMGLGMADFVGWWLYYLTVAIGMVRVVKGLMWFSMVLLCRRTEAKLCNDCGEDHGRQDNKV, from the coding sequence ATGGGTCGGCAGTACAATTCGGAACAAAGTGCTAAGAAGCTCTTGACCAATTCAACTATCTTCCTAAAACAACCTTTCCATATTCTCACACTCACCCTCCTCAGTTTATTGCTTCCCCTCTCATTCCTCCTCCTATCCAGGCTATCTTGCGCCAACTGTCTCTTAAGCTTAAGCTTCCCCACTCTCATCATTCCTCCTCCTGAGCCCTCCAACTACGATTCATCATGCATCTTCTATATCTTCCTCAATGCTGCTACCCCTTTTCTCTATCTTCttgtttccatcatcaccaTAGCCGCCTTTATCCACTGCATAACAAGAAAAATCATCATCATAACCGAGTTGAGTCCCATTTTCCGTCCCCGTTTGAACACTGCTTGGATATTCCTGTGCACATTGCAAGTCTGCGTCGGTTTGGGAATCAAAGGTAGCATCGACGCTGAGGTAGATGGGTGCGCTACTTTTGGCGGTGTTGTTGATGGCAAAATATGTTTGTCGAGcagaaaaatatttttcctaGGGTTGCATGAGACAATGCTTCATTGGTGTAGGGTTGTGGTGAAGCCGGTGATGGATGACACGATTTTCGGTGGCGCTAGAGAGGAAAGGTGGGTTGAGAGGGTGGCAATAGCTGCCGGCTTTGGTTGTTTGTGGTGGTGGAGGTTGAGGGACGAGGTTGAGTCTTTGGTTGTTGTGGCTATAGCTAAAAGAGAGCTGGCAATGGGCTTAGGAATGGCTGACTTTGTTGGTTGGTGGCTATATTACCTCACTGTGGCTATTGGTATGGTTAGGGTGGTAAAGGGTCTTATGTGGTTTTCCATGGTTTTGTTATGTAGAAGGACAGAAGCCAAACTTTGTAACGATTGCGGAGAAGATCATGGTCGCCAAGACAACAAGGTCTAA
- the LOC139194864 gene encoding uncharacterized protein, which yields MASSSSSMSAVPLKTLNLASVPILTGGSNYKRWRREIGLLLTLNEFDIALDTPRPSPLTDKSTKTEKAEFERWTRANKIALSILESGMTDTVRGGIKKHDLAIDYLQAIENKFKEYEKAEISQYMSILTTYKIEGNASIRDHIMKMSDAAEKLNYMEVNIGEKQLVFMILQALPVKYSQLKVSYNTQDKTWTVDELIAQCVQEETRQRQKKMKETEDVNLVHAGN from the exons ATGGCTTCTTCATCAAGCAGCATGTCTGCAG TGCCTCTAAAGACTCTCAACCTTGCTAGTGTTCCTATTCTCACTGGGGGTAGTAACTACAAAAGATGGAGGCGTGAAATTGGCCTATTGCTTACTCTTAATGAGTTTGATATAGCATTAGATACGCCTAGACCATCACCATTGACCGACAAAAGTACCAAGACAGAGAAGGCTGAGTTTGAAAGGTGGACTAGGGCCAACAAAATTGCTTTATCCATCCTTGAAAGTGGGATGACAGATACTGTAAGAGGGGGAATCAAGAAGCATGATCTTGCTATTGATTATCTTCAGGCCATTGAGAATAAGTTTAAAGAATATGAAAAGGCAGAGATCAGTCAATATATGTCTATCTTGACAACCTACAAAATTGAAGGTAATGCATCCATTAGAGATCACATCATGAAGATGTCGGATGCAGCAGAGAAACTCAATTACATGGAGGTCAACATCGGTGAGAAACAACTGGTTTTTATGATACTGCAAGCTCTTCCAGTGAAGTATAGCCAATTGAAAGTGTCATACAACACTCAAGACAAGACTTGGACTGTGGATGAGTTAATTGCTCAATGTGTGCAAGAGGAAACTCGgcagaggcaaaagaaaatgaaagaaacaGAAGATGTGAACCTAGTGCATGCTGGAAATTAG